The following are encoded in a window of Posidoniimonas polymericola genomic DNA:
- a CDS encoding Ldh family oxidoreductase: MRYSQHYLRQFTEQVFLKAGLSPREATCSAENLLTAELRGHGSHGLSRLRTYAKRVTTGVVAAGVEPQIESETGGSLLINGRNAMGAAVGTYAMEKCIAKARRHGSCFAAVGGGNHFGIAAYYTMKAAEAGMIGLAMSNAPASIVPTGGMAPMLGTNPLSIAIPAGARAPLVLDMASSVVAQGKVILALKEGASSIPEGWAVDQRGIPTTDPAEAMRGAMLPFGGPKGYALALIIDILCSSLSGALSSPNIRSYWKDFERPQDLGFFMGVWDISSFLPLAVFEQRTAALLDEMKSCPPAPGVEEVLIPGELEHRHSEAAKTQGILLPDAVVEDLNCLANDFGIAPPAALEHAEVA; this comes from the coding sequence ATGCGATACTCACAACACTACCTTCGTCAGTTCACAGAACAGGTCTTCCTGAAGGCCGGCCTTTCCCCGCGGGAAGCGACCTGCTCTGCAGAGAATCTGCTTACCGCGGAGTTACGTGGGCACGGATCTCACGGCCTCAGCCGCCTGCGCACCTATGCAAAGCGAGTAACGACGGGCGTTGTCGCCGCTGGAGTCGAGCCGCAGATCGAGTCGGAAACCGGCGGCTCACTCCTGATTAACGGGCGCAATGCGATGGGCGCCGCGGTCGGAACCTACGCGATGGAAAAGTGCATCGCCAAGGCACGACGACACGGCAGCTGCTTCGCGGCCGTGGGAGGCGGCAATCACTTCGGCATAGCGGCGTACTACACAATGAAAGCCGCCGAGGCCGGCATGATTGGCCTCGCCATGTCGAACGCGCCGGCTTCGATTGTCCCTACTGGCGGCATGGCGCCGATGCTAGGCACCAACCCGCTCAGTATCGCAATCCCCGCCGGAGCCCGCGCGCCGCTTGTGCTGGATATGGCCAGCAGCGTCGTCGCCCAGGGCAAAGTCATCTTGGCGCTAAAAGAGGGCGCGAGCAGCATTCCAGAGGGCTGGGCGGTCGACCAACGCGGGATTCCCACGACGGACCCGGCCGAAGCGATGCGGGGAGCGATGCTTCCCTTTGGTGGGCCGAAGGGGTACGCCTTGGCGTTGATTATAGACATTCTGTGCAGCAGCCTCAGCGGCGCCCTGAGCAGTCCCAATATCCGGTCCTACTGGAAAGACTTCGAAAGACCTCAAGACCTCGGGTTCTTTATGGGGGTTTGGGATATCAGCAGCTTTTTGCCTTTGGCCGTTTTCGAGCAGCGGACCGCGGCGCTGCTTGACGAAATGAAATCCTGCCCGCCGGCGCCTGGAGTAGAAGAGGTGCTGATCCCCGGCGAGCTTGAGCATCGCCATTCAGAGGCGGCTAAGACGCAGGGCATCCTCTTGCCGGACGCGGTTGTAGAAGACCTGAACTGCCTGGCAAACGATTTCGGAATCGCGCCGCCAGCAGCTCTGGAGCACGCCGAAGTAGCCTAG
- a CDS encoding tyrosine-type recombinase/integrase — MPTTMKNAVEMYLQARDLSRGSRIEYRTTLEKWHAWNHKVPVEKLDRATIRQFLNWVYEQAVAEGGTNPGRTSNKTRTHIRAVVSWAWENDIIDIPPRFPKPLPAREVAGRHYLTKSEINALYFATHQMPRPRGWQETVPVGRYWRAALVLFFNYGLDSGTVWGTTSFHEPILWRHVSWSDRAPNREVKQRSRWGWLSYRRIKTGKSFCRPMNRVVHAHLKSLFIGEPASVDPVFLGSTARPNVRFRELCALAKIGPKKDVDTSEEIPWVLKDLRKTCATYYDEHMPESSIEILGHSVGGITYRHYAHRAPLAFKAIMTLPQPSSFLALVRGFDRQSPCCRRPFADLA, encoded by the coding sequence ATGCCGACAACGATGAAGAATGCCGTTGAGATGTACCTCCAGGCACGAGACCTTTCCCGGGGATCGAGAATCGAGTACCGGACGACGCTAGAGAAGTGGCATGCCTGGAATCACAAGGTCCCGGTCGAGAAACTCGACCGGGCGACGATTCGCCAGTTCCTGAATTGGGTGTACGAGCAGGCTGTGGCTGAGGGCGGCACGAACCCCGGACGCACCTCCAACAAGACCCGCACCCACATTCGTGCAGTCGTTTCCTGGGCCTGGGAGAACGATATTATCGACATCCCGCCGCGTTTTCCCAAACCGCTGCCGGCTCGGGAAGTCGCGGGAAGGCACTACTTGACGAAGTCCGAGATCAACGCTCTCTACTTCGCGACGCATCAGATGCCAAGACCGCGCGGATGGCAAGAGACCGTCCCGGTAGGACGATATTGGCGTGCCGCCCTGGTGCTCTTCTTCAATTACGGATTAGATAGTGGTACGGTCTGGGGGACGACCTCCTTTCATGAGCCCATACTCTGGCGCCACGTGTCGTGGAGCGACAGGGCGCCAAACCGAGAGGTGAAGCAGCGTTCCCGGTGGGGATGGCTATCGTACCGTCGGATCAAGACGGGGAAGTCGTTCTGCCGGCCGATGAACCGCGTTGTCCACGCCCATCTCAAGAGCCTCTTCATAGGCGAGCCGGCTTCGGTCGATCCCGTATTTCTGGGCAGCACAGCTCGGCCGAACGTTCGCTTTCGTGAACTTTGCGCTCTAGCAAAGATTGGTCCCAAGAAGGACGTCGACACGTCGGAGGAAATCCCCTGGGTGCTGAAAGATCTGCGGAAGACCTGCGCGACCTACTACGACGAGCACATGCCCGAGTCGTCGATCGAGATCCTCGGTCACTCCGTGGGAGGCATCACCTACCGCCACTACGCCCACCGGGCCCCGCTGGCGTTCAAGGCAATCATGACACTACCGCAGCCGTCGTCTTTCCTGGCCCTCGTTCGAGGGTTCGATCGGCAATCCCCCTGTTGCCGAAGGCCCTTTGCAGATTTGGCGTAG
- a CDS encoding IS5 family transposase yields MTNWRQYNESLVERGSVTVWFSEEALASWRHANAESKVGRPFVYSDSAIECLLTLRELFKLPYRQTEGFGRSLIALLGVEAAIPDYSSLAKRAAKLGVSLAIANKRGAIDVVVDGTGLKVFGEGECKTRTRGKSKRRTWRKLHLSVNPDTREIVAETLTENSSHDADEVEALLSQIDRPINKFYGDGAYDKWKVYESLQARSVAPVIPPQHNAKIKQHGNSAAEPLPRDEAIRAIRRQGRRRWKREVGYHRRSLAKTSVYRVKQTFGDRLKNRRLPNQRTEARIRCKILNRFTQLGMPLFEWN; encoded by the coding sequence ATCACGAATTGGCGTCAGTACAACGAGTCGTTGGTGGAACGCGGGAGCGTCACGGTCTGGTTTAGCGAGGAGGCGTTGGCGAGTTGGCGGCATGCCAACGCCGAGTCGAAGGTCGGTCGCCCTTTCGTCTACAGCGATTCGGCGATCGAATGCTTGCTGACTCTGCGGGAGTTGTTCAAGCTGCCGTATCGTCAAACGGAAGGGTTTGGACGGTCGCTGATCGCGTTGTTGGGCGTCGAGGCGGCGATCCCGGACTACTCGTCGCTCGCCAAGCGGGCCGCCAAGTTGGGCGTCTCGCTGGCGATCGCCAACAAGCGCGGGGCCATCGACGTGGTCGTGGACGGCACGGGGCTCAAGGTGTTCGGCGAAGGCGAATGTAAGACGCGCACGCGCGGCAAGTCGAAGCGACGGACCTGGCGCAAGCTGCATCTGTCGGTTAATCCCGACACGCGCGAGATCGTCGCCGAGACGCTCACCGAAAACAGCAGCCACGACGCCGACGAAGTGGAGGCCCTGCTGAGCCAGATCGACCGACCGATCAACAAGTTCTACGGCGACGGCGCCTACGACAAATGGAAGGTCTACGAGTCGCTTCAGGCGAGAAGCGTTGCGCCGGTGATTCCGCCGCAGCATAACGCCAAAATCAAGCAACACGGCAACAGCGCGGCGGAGCCCTTGCCGCGCGACGAGGCGATTCGCGCCATTCGACGCCAGGGACGGCGACGCTGGAAACGAGAAGTCGGATATCATCGAAGAAGCCTCGCGAAAACGTCCGTCTATCGAGTCAAACAAACCTTCGGCGACCGCTTGAAAAATCGCCGACTCCCAAACCAACGAACCGAAGCGCGAATCCGCTGCAAAATCCTTAACCGATTTACCCAACTGGGAATGCCGCTGTTTGAGTGGAATTAG
- a CDS encoding 4-carboxy-4-hydroxy-2-oxoadipate aldolase/oxaloacetate decarboxylase: MSQTINDFSRPSSSLLQKFEGVSAALLHEAMGQRGALASDFKRVTSGGPCVGAALTIKAAPGDNLMLHKAISLAQPGDVLVAAVDGFTDAGLWGEIATAASMERGIRGLVTDGAVRDVDAVGEMGFAVFARGVSMKGTSKKKGGSINLPIVIGGVYVQPGDIVVGDCDGVVVVPQSEAEEVLENAGRIEKREAKILREIRSGKLTLDLLDLRPTLRDLGLEQD, from the coding sequence ATGAGCCAAACTATCAACGATTTTTCCAGGCCCAGCAGCTCGCTTCTTCAGAAGTTTGAGGGCGTGTCGGCGGCTTTGCTCCATGAGGCGATGGGACAGCGGGGCGCGCTAGCCTCTGATTTCAAGAGGGTAACTTCTGGAGGTCCGTGCGTGGGCGCCGCGTTGACCATCAAGGCTGCGCCGGGCGACAACCTGATGCTCCATAAGGCGATCAGCCTGGCGCAGCCAGGCGACGTGCTGGTGGCCGCTGTTGACGGCTTCACTGATGCGGGCCTGTGGGGCGAGATTGCAACAGCCGCCTCCATGGAAAGGGGCATCCGAGGCCTCGTAACCGATGGCGCCGTCCGCGATGTCGACGCCGTCGGCGAAATGGGGTTTGCCGTGTTCGCCCGCGGCGTTTCTATGAAAGGAACCAGCAAGAAAAAAGGGGGTTCGATCAATCTCCCAATCGTCATCGGAGGTGTCTACGTTCAGCCCGGCGACATCGTCGTTGGTGACTGCGATGGCGTGGTCGTAGTGCCCCAATCGGAGGCCGAAGAGGTGCTGGAGAACGCCGGCCGGATCGAGAAGCGGGAAGCGAAAATCCTCCGTGAAATACGCTCCGGCAAGCTCACGCTCGACCTGCTTGACTTGCGGCCAACGCTAAGAGACCTAGGCCTTGAGCAAGACTAA
- a CDS encoding NAD(P)-dependent oxidoreductase, translated as MSINGMNESVKGQSQKTAVGVIGLGIMGAPIALNLVKSGYPVTVYNRTASKCTALQQAGARVAASPAGAAAESDVVIAVVSDTNDVEDVLFGPAGAVEGLTSGDVLIDMSTINPLASQRFAARLDEHGVDFLDAPVSGGQKGAENATLAIMVGGKQAAFERCSDILAAVGKTVVHVGPNGHGLLTKMVNQVTAATSLVAMAECMHLIRQTGVDPEKALQVILGGAARSGMLENYSPKVLQEDFAPGFKIKLMNKDLRIASELLQASEVELPTFATAREAFNSCEAEGMGELGVQGVFKAYSK; from the coding sequence AGTGAAAGGCCAAAGCCAAAAGACCGCGGTCGGGGTAATCGGCCTGGGAATCATGGGCGCGCCGATCGCCCTGAACCTCGTCAAGAGCGGGTACCCAGTCACGGTCTACAACCGGACCGCCTCGAAGTGCACGGCCCTTCAGCAGGCCGGGGCGAGAGTGGCGGCTTCTCCAGCAGGGGCCGCCGCTGAGTCGGATGTGGTGATCGCCGTGGTTTCGGACACGAACGACGTCGAAGACGTTTTGTTCGGCCCGGCGGGGGCAGTCGAGGGGCTGACGTCGGGCGATGTGCTCATCGACATGAGCACCATCAATCCGTTGGCGTCTCAGCGTTTCGCAGCACGCCTCGACGAACACGGCGTCGACTTCCTCGACGCGCCCGTGAGTGGCGGGCAAAAGGGAGCAGAAAACGCGACGCTGGCAATCATGGTGGGAGGCAAGCAAGCAGCATTCGAGCGTTGTTCCGACATCTTGGCGGCCGTCGGCAAGACGGTCGTCCACGTGGGACCCAACGGACATGGCCTGCTAACGAAGATGGTCAACCAAGTGACAGCCGCCACTTCGCTGGTGGCGATGGCCGAGTGCATGCACCTGATCAGGCAGACCGGAGTCGATCCGGAAAAGGCCTTGCAGGTTATCCTCGGTGGCGCGGCTCGGTCGGGAATGCTGGAGAACTATTCCCCCAAGGTCCTGCAGGAGGACTTCGCGCCCGGATTCAAGATCAAACTGATGAATAAAGACTTGCGAATTGCTTCTGAGCTCTTGCAAGCAAGCGAGGTAGAGCTGCCCACCTTCGCAACCGCCCGCGAGGCGTTTAATAGTTGCGAAGCAGAAGGAATGGGGGAGCTCGGTGTGCAAGGAGTTTTCAAGGCCTACAGCAAGTAG
- a CDS encoding anti-sigma factor family protein: MALSKDEIAQLLKLLSQTEDHELNCEECLALVAEFAESQLSGKSVPASLQAVEQHLAVCGECREEYEALRQTLDSLRGESDA; encoded by the coding sequence ATGGCACTATCCAAAGACGAAATCGCTCAGCTCCTGAAGCTCCTTAGTCAAACCGAAGACCATGAACTGAACTGCGAGGAATGTCTCGCGCTGGTTGCGGAGTTTGCCGAATCACAGTTGTCGGGCAAATCGGTTCCAGCGAGCCTGCAAGCGGTGGAACAGCACCTTGCCGTTTGCGGGGAGTGCCGTGAGGAGTACGAGGCCCTGCGGCAAACACTCGATTCTCTGCGTGGTGAGAGCGATGCCTGA
- a CDS encoding DUF488 domain-containing protein: MPEKDGVKIKRIYEPCAKTDGYRVLVDRLWPRGMSKEAAHIDCWANDLAPSSSLRRWFGHQPEKFEEFRRLYLDELAGNSAIEDVLRQLVTHSVVTLLYAASDTTRNHAVVLRDFLIRRRSES; the protein is encoded by the coding sequence ATGCCTGAAAAGGATGGCGTGAAGATCAAACGCATCTACGAACCTTGTGCAAAAACGGATGGATACCGCGTCCTCGTGGATCGGCTCTGGCCGCGTGGTATGAGCAAAGAGGCGGCGCACATCGATTGTTGGGCCAACGACTTGGCCCCATCATCCTCGCTACGCCGTTGGTTTGGACATCAGCCAGAGAAGTTCGAAGAGTTCCGCCGTCTCTATCTGGACGAGCTGGCAGGCAACTCGGCGATCGAGGACGTCCTACGGCAACTTGTCACGCACTCGGTGGTAACTCTACTGTACGCGGCTTCTGACACAACGCGCAATCATGCGGTTGTCTTGCGAGACTTCTTGATTCGGCGTCGAAGTGAATCATAA
- a CDS encoding caspase family protein: MISRYCRRIYFSLAAIAIHGTLSTLVPCVASAGQQWAVLIGCEQYQQANPLKFTVNDVKQLASTLELRGGYEKSHLLLMTDDENEVKHQPLRASILRELPVFLDKIAPGDSVFVYFTGHGFRDGDGKLYLAPLDIDPANPAKTGIAVEWLRERIANCRGDFKLLVLDACHAGSEKGEEDMSATSVTSKDLQSFFQNLEGVVTIASSTAAEPSQIWDAKEQSLFSYWLNQGLKGHADDDANGAVNIDELYNFVHRNVLRTSKDRFPRTQTPVRIVRSGAPGVPTIVRLNPHTLREALSDIAETLADRIDERRQGRVGVLEFINESTMGDLLGANYGALGKWCTDEFERRLLNASMERFSIVDQRRLQHILKSEGFQLDDLYSGERLQQLSKQAGGMPVLAIGTLRNRAGRAVMIQCKLQSVESDETIASASATALLNEDEWAMLGRSVKIEPRDRVPEIPVSADAPPADPIATVIDRADERSQGAHPLQDAKFDFPIKIVVNGKERPFVFKSVGEGEETHTECFVGLKKDEVYEIWVGNRIGTAVKMRLLVDGCNTMPEKEDLKGITTKIVGKRVNLDEAAGWVLEPAKIKPRRDGSYVWAIRGFFEEVGAQGSLRKFTVDEADNSLAARQKFTDQIGIITAAFYTALPPGNRSRGGLGTRAGDRQAERTQRSDLEFGDLLSVVHIRYVDVDALK, from the coding sequence ATGATTTCCCGATATTGTCGACGTATTTATTTCTCATTGGCAGCAATTGCGATCCATGGCACATTGTCGACACTAGTACCGTGCGTTGCCAGCGCTGGCCAGCAATGGGCGGTGCTTATTGGCTGCGAGCAATATCAGCAAGCGAATCCTCTCAAGTTCACGGTCAATGATGTCAAACAACTGGCGAGCACACTCGAACTTCGTGGCGGCTACGAAAAGAGCCATCTGCTGTTGATGACTGATGACGAAAACGAGGTCAAGCATCAACCGCTAAGAGCGAGCATCTTGCGTGAGTTACCGGTGTTTCTCGACAAGATCGCTCCGGGTGATTCAGTATTCGTCTATTTTACCGGCCACGGCTTTCGCGATGGCGATGGCAAGCTTTATCTGGCTCCGCTCGACATCGATCCAGCCAATCCCGCCAAAACGGGAATAGCTGTCGAGTGGCTTCGGGAGAGAATTGCGAATTGCCGTGGTGACTTCAAATTGCTCGTTCTCGATGCGTGCCACGCCGGCTCGGAAAAGGGCGAAGAAGATATGAGTGCGACAAGTGTGACTTCGAAAGATCTGCAGAGTTTCTTCCAGAATCTTGAAGGGGTCGTGACGATTGCCAGCTCGACCGCGGCCGAGCCAAGTCAGATCTGGGATGCCAAAGAGCAGTCGCTCTTTAGTTACTGGCTCAATCAGGGTCTTAAGGGGCATGCCGATGACGACGCGAACGGTGCCGTCAATATCGACGAACTGTACAACTTCGTGCATCGAAATGTGCTACGCACGTCAAAAGATCGCTTTCCCCGCACGCAAACGCCGGTCAGGATCGTGCGTTCGGGAGCTCCCGGCGTTCCAACGATCGTGCGATTGAATCCCCACACACTGCGCGAAGCTCTTTCTGATATCGCGGAAACGCTGGCGGATCGAATCGACGAACGACGGCAAGGGCGGGTCGGAGTGTTGGAATTTATCAATGAATCAACGATGGGCGATTTGCTTGGTGCAAATTACGGTGCCCTCGGAAAGTGGTGCACCGATGAATTTGAACGGCGACTGTTGAATGCGAGCATGGAACGGTTCAGCATCGTCGATCAGCGGCGTTTGCAGCATATATTGAAATCAGAAGGATTCCAGCTCGATGATCTCTATTCGGGCGAAAGACTGCAGCAACTGTCGAAACAAGCAGGTGGAATGCCAGTTCTCGCGATTGGCACTCTTCGCAATCGAGCCGGCCGGGCGGTAATGATTCAGTGCAAGCTCCAAAGCGTGGAAAGCGACGAAACGATTGCATCCGCATCGGCAACCGCTTTGCTTAACGAAGACGAATGGGCCATGCTGGGGCGTAGCGTCAAAATTGAGCCAAGGGATCGAGTCCCCGAAATTCCAGTATCCGCCGATGCGCCTCCTGCCGATCCGATCGCGACGGTGATTGACCGGGCCGACGAGCGTTCGCAGGGAGCGCACCCGCTGCAAGATGCCAAGTTCGATTTCCCAATCAAGATTGTGGTTAATGGAAAAGAGCGACCTTTCGTTTTCAAATCGGTCGGTGAAGGTGAGGAAACTCATACCGAATGTTTTGTCGGGCTGAAGAAAGATGAGGTCTATGAGATTTGGGTTGGAAATCGCATAGGCACCGCTGTGAAAATGCGACTGTTGGTCGACGGCTGCAACACAATGCCTGAAAAGGAGGATCTTAAAGGAATCACGACTAAGATTGTCGGAAAGAGGGTAAACCTTGATGAAGCGGCAGGATGGGTGCTGGAGCCCGCGAAAATCAAGCCACGACGTGATGGCAGCTACGTTTGGGCGATTCGCGGATTCTTTGAGGAAGTGGGAGCTCAAGGTTCCCTCAGAAAATTCACGGTCGACGAAGCGGATAACTCGCTGGCCGCAAGGCAAAAGTTTACCGATCAGATCGGCATCATTACCGCCGCATTCTATACGGCTTTACCTCCAGGCAATCGCTCGCGTGGCGGCTTAGGAACTCGCGCTGGTGATCGACAGGCCGAACGAACCCAACGTTCTGATTTGGAGTTCGGGGATCTATTAAGCGTCGTGCATATCCGGTACGTTGATGTGGATGCGCTGAAGTGA
- a CDS encoding RNA polymerase sigma factor, which yields MAELRELLLRNLRSGLSDRPRADDSFLEDCAQESLLRVLDKLEQFDSRSQFVTWATAIAIRVALGQLRRSRWKDVSLSDLVPATDLPSRDRTADEWAPDALMQRRDLLDALNTSIHRDLTDRQRTALLAELKGMPQDEIAEQLGSNRNALYKLTHDARKKLKERLEAAGFTAEDLIASSAQ from the coding sequence TTGGCCGAGCTGCGCGAATTGCTGTTGCGTAATCTACGCAGCGGATTGTCGGACCGCCCTCGTGCGGACGATTCGTTTCTGGAGGACTGCGCGCAAGAGTCGCTGCTGCGTGTTCTCGATAAACTCGAACAGTTCGACAGTCGCAGCCAGTTTGTTACCTGGGCCACGGCAATTGCCATTCGCGTTGCCTTGGGACAGCTTCGTCGCAGCCGATGGAAAGACGTATCACTTAGCGACCTGGTCCCAGCAACGGACCTCCCGAGCCGCGACAGGACTGCCGACGAATGGGCGCCGGATGCTCTGATGCAGCGACGCGATCTGCTGGACGCGCTAAACACATCCATTCATCGAGATTTGACCGATCGACAACGAACGGCATTGCTCGCGGAACTCAAGGGCATGCCGCAGGACGAGATTGCCGAGCAGCTCGGCAGTAATCGCAATGCCCTCTATAAGTTGACCCACGACGCGCGGAAGAAGCTGAAAGAGCGGCTGGAAGCAGCTGGCTTCACGGCGGAAGACCTGATTGCCTCCTCTGCACAGTGA
- a CDS encoding alpha/beta hydrolase, translating into MQRLDVYKPSGPGPFPFVLDIHGGGWWNGDKALGRRQVETFTDAGIAIVGVNYRLLRDAARQKVDPPVTACLDDVRYALQFVRHYATEWGLDGRRVALSGVSAGGFSALWLGLSDEMAKPDSPDPIARESTRVLAIGVRDAQTSIDPRQMRRWVGPELRYGGHAFGLPERNFSKFLDQRSRYEPFFPKLSPAALVSSDDPPIFLYYKLAPDEAEKDHSFFVHSPKFGVELKKLAEPLGLECHVSYPGLEAPRFTDRYDFIVKTLTAQSTDSGCF; encoded by the coding sequence TTGCAGCGGCTCGACGTCTACAAGCCGTCGGGACCGGGCCCCTTTCCCTTCGTCCTGGATATCCATGGGGGTGGTTGGTGGAACGGTGACAAAGCTCTGGGGCGAAGGCAGGTGGAAACCTTCACCGACGCGGGGATTGCTATTGTCGGAGTCAACTACCGGCTGCTCCGCGACGCCGCACGCCAAAAAGTCGACCCGCCTGTGACGGCCTGCCTGGATGATGTAAGGTACGCGCTCCAGTTCGTTCGGCACTATGCCACCGAGTGGGGCTTGGACGGCCGCCGAGTAGCCCTGTCGGGAGTGTCTGCCGGAGGCTTCAGTGCCTTGTGGCTTGGGCTCTCGGACGAAATGGCAAAGCCCGATTCTCCGGACCCAATCGCCAGGGAGTCGACCAGGGTTCTAGCAATTGGGGTACGCGACGCTCAGACGTCGATCGACCCTCGGCAAATGCGAAGGTGGGTTGGGCCCGAGCTGCGATACGGGGGGCACGCGTTCGGCTTGCCAGAGAGGAACTTCAGTAAGTTCCTGGATCAGCGGAGCCGTTATGAGCCGTTCTTCCCAAAGCTATCGCCTGCTGCTCTGGTAAGCAGCGACGATCCGCCAATCTTCCTTTACTACAAGCTCGCACCAGACGAAGCGGAGAAAGACCATTCCTTCTTTGTGCACAGCCCGAAGTTCGGCGTTGAGCTCAAAAAGCTCGCGGAGCCGCTAGGGCTAGAGTGCCACGTATCCTATCCCGGGCTGGAAGCTCCCAGGTTTACCGACCGTTACGATTTCATTGTTAAGACGCTTACTGCTCAATCAACAGACTCGGGCTGTTTCTAA
- a CDS encoding SPW repeat domain-containing protein — translation MDPRFVTKTMHAYLDYPVAFSLMAAPFLLNLGNSHPMARWLAVGAGVAALVLTLLTDHKLGVFRVLPYWVHLAVDFLIGVVFLAAPIALGFTGLDAWYYWANSAAVLLVVGLHKPDAEAVQAKAMCV, via the coding sequence ATGGACCCTCGCTTCGTGACTAAGACAATGCATGCCTACCTCGACTACCCTGTCGCCTTTAGCCTGATGGCGGCGCCGTTTCTGCTCAACCTTGGCAACTCCCATCCGATGGCCCGGTGGCTGGCGGTTGGCGCCGGCGTCGCCGCGCTCGTTCTCACGCTGCTCACGGACCACAAGCTGGGCGTCTTTCGCGTGCTGCCGTATTGGGTGCACCTGGCTGTCGACTTCCTTATCGGGGTGGTGTTCCTGGCCGCTCCGATTGCCCTGGGGTTCACTGGCTTAGATGCTTGGTACTACTGGGCCAACAGTGCGGCCGTGCTGCTCGTCGTTGGGCTCCACAAGCCCGATGCAGAGGCCGTGCAGGCCAAGGCGATGTGTGTTTGA
- a CDS encoding carboxymuconolactone decarboxylase family protein encodes MPRIQPVNRDTAPPATAELLANVQKKLSVVPNLISTMAQSTAVATAYLGFSQALASGALSARLREQIALVVGETNGCDYCVSAHTALGKKAGLTEQETCDARRATASDEKESLALQFARQIVSSRGVVADEDVERVRKAGYTDGEIAEIVANVALNIFTNYFNHVAGTEVDFPVAPELAAA; translated from the coding sequence ATGCCGCGAATTCAACCAGTCAACAGAGACACCGCCCCTCCCGCCACCGCCGAATTGCTCGCCAACGTGCAGAAAAAGCTGAGTGTCGTGCCCAACCTTATCTCCACCATGGCCCAATCAACGGCCGTCGCCACCGCGTATCTCGGGTTCAGCCAGGCACTCGCTTCCGGCGCGCTGTCGGCTCGACTCAGGGAACAGATCGCCCTGGTGGTTGGCGAAACCAACGGTTGCGACTATTGCGTGTCGGCCCACACTGCCTTGGGTAAGAAAGCCGGACTGACCGAGCAGGAAACCTGCGACGCGCGGCGGGCAACGGCATCCGACGAGAAGGAATCGCTGGCGCTGCAGTTCGCCCGGCAGATCGTCTCCAGCCGTGGCGTCGTGGCTGATGAGGACGTCGAGCGCGTACGCAAAGCTGGGTACACTGATGGTGAGATCGCCGAGATCGTTGCCAACGTGGCGCTCAACATCTTCACGAACTATTTCAACCATGTGGCCGGCACGGAAGTCGACTTTCCCGTAGCCCCCGAACTCGCCGCGGCTTGA
- a CDS encoding D-2-hydroxyacid dehydrogenase, translating to MGDKTPQIVVVDGRALNPGDLDWTPFEELGQVEVFNETDRGQVAARLHGATAVISNKVVLDRDIIDSAPDLEYIGVTATGYDVIDTAAARERGIAVTNVPDYGADSVAQLTFALLLELMHRVGHHDAAVKQGRWSSQSSFCFWDYPQVELAGRTLGIVGMGSIGRRVAQIGQAFGMKVIASSRSPECDPALQIRRVSVDEVFAAADVVSLHCPLTAETSNLVNSERLRKMKPSAVLINTARGGLVVSEDLDWALREGVIGGAALDVLDQEPPPADHRLFSRENCVITPHLAWATVEARRRLMATAAENLRSFLAGERRNRVE from the coding sequence ATGGGCGACAAAACACCGCAAATCGTCGTGGTCGATGGACGGGCCTTGAACCCAGGAGACCTCGACTGGACCCCCTTCGAAGAGTTGGGCCAGGTCGAGGTGTTTAATGAAACGGATCGCGGTCAGGTGGCGGCAAGGCTGCACGGCGCCACGGCCGTCATTTCCAATAAGGTAGTGCTGGACCGTGACATCATCGATTCGGCGCCCGACCTCGAGTACATCGGGGTGACTGCAACGGGCTACGACGTTATTGACACCGCGGCGGCGCGGGAACGGGGAATTGCGGTCACAAACGTCCCAGATTACGGCGCCGACTCGGTTGCGCAGCTGACTTTCGCGTTGCTGCTCGAGTTGATGCACCGCGTCGGCCATCATGACGCGGCAGTCAAGCAGGGACGGTGGAGCAGTCAGTCTAGCTTCTGCTTCTGGGACTATCCCCAAGTTGAGCTGGCGGGTCGGACGCTTGGGATTGTCGGGATGGGATCGATTGGAAGAAGGGTGGCTCAGATCGGCCAGGCGTTTGGGATGAAAGTGATCGCATCGTCGCGATCTCCGGAGTGCGATCCAGCACTACAGATCCGAAGAGTGTCTGTGGACGAGGTGTTCGCCGCAGCGGACGTGGTCTCACTGCACTGCCCGCTGACTGCGGAGACGTCGAATCTCGTTAACAGTGAGCGGCTCCGAAAGATGAAGCCCAGCGCCGTGCTTATCAACACGGCGCGTGGCGGGCTGGTCGTATCGGAAGACCTTGATTGGGCTCTCCGTGAAGGAGTGATAGGCGGCGCCGCGCTAGACGTGTTGGATCAAGAGCCGCCACCGGCCGACCACCGGTTGTTCTCCCGAGAAAACTGCGTCATCACGCCCCATCTCGCGTGGGCCACGGTCGAAGCAAGGCGTCGCCTGATGGCCACCGCCGCGGAGAACCTGCGCAGCTTCCTGGCGGGAGAGCGGAGAAACCGAGTAGAGTAG